From a region of the Salvelinus alpinus chromosome 2, SLU_Salpinus.1, whole genome shotgun sequence genome:
- the LOC139563462 gene encoding DNA damage-regulated autophagy modulator protein 2-like translates to MWWFQQGLCILPVALVLWTAATFIFAYITAVLLRHVDPLVPYISDTGTVAPERCVFGIMLDISAYLGIATMYVRYKQVQALTVEEESKLHKLNLLGLVLGWTSSFGMCIVANFQKTTLFSMHLVGAILTFGVGALYILVQTLVSLYMQPHVHGKSIFWVRLGIGVWTFASIISMFVSSVIMYSSLPGVDVAHKLHWIPGETGYIPHIISTISEWSLALSFVSFFLTYIRDFQKVTLRTEVDLQSNHLYDSPHYSITAQVNQSETSPLIAGGI, encoded by the exons ATGTGGTGGTTCCAGCAGGGCCTGTGTATTCTACCGGTGGCTCTGGTATTATGGACAGCGGCCACGTTCATCTTTGCTTACATCACTGCTGTGCTGCTGAGACATGTGGACCCACTGGTGCCATACATCAG CGACACTGGGACAGTTGCCCCAGAGAGATGTGTGTTTGGAATCATGCTGGACATCTCAGCATACTTAG GCATAGCCACCATGTACGTACGCTACAAGCAGGTCCAAGCCTTGACAGTCGAAGAGGAGTCGAAGCTGCATAAACTCAACCTCTTGGGTTTGGTGCTGGGATGGACCAGCTCCTTTGGCATGTGCATTGTTGCTAACTTTCAG AAAACGACTCTGTTCTCCATGCACCTGGTGGGGGCAATATTGACGTTTGGCGTGGGTGCACTGTACATCCTGGTGCAGACTTTGGTGTCTCTGTACATGCAGCCTCACGTCCACGGGAAGAGCATCTTCTGGGTCCGACTCGGCATCGGAGTCTGGACCTTCGCCAGCATCATCAGCA TGTTTGTGTCATCTGTCATCATGTACAGCAGTCTACCCGGAGTGGACGTGGCCCATAAACTGCACTGGATACCTGGAGAGACG GGCTACATCCCCCACATCATCAGCACCATCTCTGAGTGGTCTCTGGCTCTCTCCTTCGTCAGTTTCTTCCTCACCTACATCAGAGACTTCCAG AAAGTAACGCTGCGGACAGAGGTGGACCTACAGAGCAATCACCTCTACGATTCTCCCCACTACAGTATCACTGCACAGGTCAACCAATCTGAGACCTCCCCACTGATTGCGGGGGGCATCTGA
- the LOC139563467 gene encoding synaptonemal complex protein 3-like codes for MAMHKGHAQKGKAKGTITNSGKPYMEDFNESFNNENLPVVEAEALRGRKHLSEPDDDDIDITKGGDMMTMLDRFGADINKAFLAKRKRLETFTKSSVRTSHQKIEQLWRVQQRDRSKVTEDYCTQFNTVFSQWDTDVQKSKDNEEKLLSMFQHQQKMFQHKRASQSQRLKTLKQLLEQYIQSLDTMEKTHVSQQGAAQGELRQEMALFQKKILSDTQQQEMATVRKSLQTMLM; via the exons ATGGCAATGCACAAGGGACATGCTCAGAAAGGCAAAGCAAAAGGCACTATAACCAACTCAGGCAAACCCTATATGGAGGACTTCAATGAGAGTTTCAACAATGAAAACCTGCCAG TAGTTGAGGCAGAGGCATTGAGAGGAAGGAAACATCTGTCAGAGCCAGATGATGATGATATTGACATCACCAAAGG AGGGGATATGATGACCATGTTGGATAGATTTGGAG CGGACATCAACAAAGCCTTCCTGGCAAAACGCAAACGTTTGGAAACGTTCACCAAGTCCTCTGTGAGGACTAGCCATCAGAAGATTGAGCAGTTATGGAGGGTCCAACAAAGAGACAG GAGTAAAGTGACAGAAGATTACTGCACCCAGTTCAATACAGTCTTCAGTCAGTGGGACACAGATGTGCAGAAGTCCAAGGATAACGAGGAGAAACTACTG AGTATGTTCCAGCACCAGCAGAAGATGTTTCAGCACAAGAGGGCCTCCCAGAGCCAGAGACTGAAGACTCTCAAGCAGCTGCTGGAGCAGTACATCCAA AGCCTTGATACGATGGAGAAGACCCATGTCAGCCAGCAGGGTGCTGCACAGGGCGAGCTGCGCCAGGAAATGGCACTGTTTCAGAAAAAGATTCTCAGTGACACA CAACAGCAAGAGATGGCTACAGTGCGCAAGTCTCTGCAGACGATGCTGATGTAG
- the LOC139563476 gene encoding choline/ethanolaminephosphotransferase 1-like, translated as MNVTGYQQQQQGGFRTCRGTLRERDPRQGVGMETACCLAPGALRRLIELPSPPLNRHQLKRLEEHRYSSAGRSLLEPLMQRYWEWLVGRVPAWIAPNLITIVGLATNVFTTLVLVYYCPTATEQAPLWAYLLCAVGLFVYQSLDAIDGKQARRTNSSSPLGELFDHGCDSLSTVFVVLGTSIAVQLGTNPDWMFFCCFAGMFMFYCAHWQTYVSGTLRFGIIDVTEVQIFIIIMYLLAAVGGSAFWQSLIPVINIQMKIVPAICTFLGAIFSCTNYFRVIFTGGKGKNGSTIAGTSVLSPVLHIGSVIILAMMIYKMSAIQLFEKHPCVYILAFGFVSAKITNKLVVAHMTKSEMHLHDIAFLGPGLLFLDQYFNSFIDEYLVLWIALILSFVDLVRYCVSVCNQIASHLHIFVFRIKPLTPSTLQ; from the exons ATGAACGTCACCGggtaccagcagcagcagcaggggggTTTTCGGACATGCCGAGGCACACTCAGGGAGCGGGATCCTAGGCAGGGTGTGGGCATGgagacagcctgctgcctggccccTGGAGCCCTGCGCAGACTGATTGAGCTGCCGTCTCCCCCGCTCAACCGCCACCAGCTGAAGAGACTGGAGGAGCACAG GTACAGCAGTGCAGGTCGCTCCCTGTTGGAGCCTCTGATGCAGCGCTACTGGGAGTGGCTGGTGGGCCGCGTGCCAGCCTGGATCGCCCCCAACCTCATCACCATCGTGGGCCTGGCCACCAACGTATTCACCACCCTGGTGCTAGTCTACTACTGCCCCACCGCCACTGAACAG GCACCTCTGTGGGCATACCTTCTGTGTGCTGTGGGCCTGTTTGTGTACCAGTCATTGGACGCCATTGACGGGAAGCAGGCCAGACGAACCAATAGTAGCTCTCCACTGGGCGAACTGTTTGACCACGGCTGTGACTCCCTCTCCACAG tgtttgTGGTCCTGGGCACCAGTATAGCAGTGCAGCTGGGCACCAACCCTGACTGGATGTTCTTCTGCTGTTTCGCTGGCATGTTCATGTTCTACTGTGCCCACTGGCAGACCTACGTCTCTGGCACCCTGCGCTTTGGCAT CATTGATGTGACTGAGGTGCAAATCTTCATTATAATCATGTATTTGCTGGCCGCTGTGGGAGGATCCGCTTTCTGGCAGTCACTG ATCCCAGTCATAAACATCCAGATGAAAATAGTTCCAGCCATCTGTACTTTCTTAGGTGCCATCTTTTCCTGTACTAATTACTTCCGGGTTATATTTACCGGAGGTAAGGGCAAAAATGGATCCACAATAGCA ggAACCAGTGTCCTATCTCCTGTGTTACATATAGGCTCAGTAATAATACTGGCCATGATGATCTATAAGATGTCAGCTATCCAGTTGTTTGAGAAGCACCCCTGTGTTTATATCCTGGCCTTTGGCTTCGTGTCGGCCAAGATCACCAACAAATTAGTT GTAGCACATATGACAAAGAGTGAGATGCATCTCCATGATATAGCATTCCTGGGGCCAGGCCTGCTGTTCCTGGACCAGTATTTCAACAGTTTTATTGATGAATACCTGGTGCTGTGGATTGCGctg ATCCTGTCTTTCGTTGACTTGGTGCGTTACTGTGTCAGCGTTTGCAACCAGATCGCCTCCCATCTTCACATCTTTGTCTTCCGAATAAAGCCACTGACCCCCTCCACCCTTCAGTGA